One window of the Pieris brassicae chromosome 2, ilPieBrab1.1, whole genome shotgun sequence genome contains the following:
- the LOC123720801 gene encoding uncharacterized protein LOC123720801 — MRRFLQKLREKILSKDLPPPYSVNDEGLQNENDEQQNEVPSTPTPVHEVIDLLANCDITNTSSNFSEAEYAEIGDMGLWHSTPLPHRHKSKISLTWVLKENIDKKIQSEKSIYTEEKDRKSRERLKNDWTNRRFKSACDEFNGLYSCSDSSDETEYIRKKHRHRHRRKKKHPKFGYDIKDLDSFLSEATLDRPGNIPVVIAFPTTLYQTQKNLQRELSLPLGTVVNAVFKNQQWLYAQTPHGDEGYVLYTACLPLGILPSRSSLQKKTPCWESSTDLYPQPCGNLTDTEKEQIRGRTRSECNYKRRRFRSSCAEKDFDTLYLKTKSVSDVRIVKDFTRQTLLLVNSDYVGCVLNKTLTVYKGDVVTLVPGLGESDVDSEWFYVRKSDGSEGFIPAALTGNGFI, encoded by the exons aaatattatcaaaagaTCTCCCACCCCCTTACAGTGTAAATGACGAGGGAttacaaaatgaaaatgatGAACAACAAAACGAG GTTCCATCCACCCCGACCCCAGTACACGAAGTAATAGATCTATTAGCAAATTGTGACATCACCAATACAAGTAGCAATTTTTCTGAAGCGGAGTACGCTGAAATTGGTGATATGGGTCTATGGCACTCCACGCCTCTTCCACACAGGCACAAATCAAAAATTTCTCTCACGTGGGTGCTAAAGGAGAATATAGATAAGAAAATCCAAAGCGAAAAGTCTATATACACAGAGGAGAAAGATAGAAAAAGTAGGGAGAGACTGAAAAATGATTGGACGAATCGCAGATTCAAGAGTGCATGTGATGAATTTAATGGACTATATTCATGTTCAGATTCAAGTGATGAAACAGAATACATAAGGAAGAAACATAGACACAGACACAGGAGAAAGAAGAAACACCCCAAGTTTGGGTACGATATAAAGGATTTGGACAGCTTTTTAAGTGAG GCAACATTAGATCGTCCAGGGAACATACCAGTTGTAATTGCGTTTCCTACCACCTTATACCAAACGCAGAAGAATCTTCAACGAGAGTTGTCGTTGCCTTTGGGGACGGTGGTCAACGCAGTCTTCAAGAACCAACAGTGGTTGTATGCCCAAACTCCACACGGCGATGAAGGCTACGTTTTATATACCGCCTGTCTTCCCTTGGGTATATTACCATCAAG GAGTTCCCTTCAAAAGAAAACTCCATGTTGGGAGAGCAGCACCGACTTGTACCCTCAGCCATGCGGGAATCTCACAGACACTGAGAAAGAGCAAATACGTGGCAGAACTCGTTCAGAATGTAACTACAAACGTAGGCGGTTTAGAAGCTCCTGCGCAGAAAAAGACTTTGAcactttatacctaaaaacaAAATCTGTGTCCGATGTAAGAATAGTTAAAGATTTCACAAGACAAACGTTATTACTTGTAAACAGTGATTACGTTGGATGTGTGTTGAATAAAACGTTAACTGTGTATAAGGGTGATGTGGTTACGTTGGTTCCGGGATTGGGTGAAAGTGATGTGGACTCAGAGTGGTTTTATGTTAGGAAAAGTGATGGGAGTGAAGGGTTTATTCCTGCTGCCTTGACTGGAAAcggatttatataa